In one Desulfoferula mesophila genomic region, the following are encoded:
- the istB gene encoding IS21-like element helper ATPase IstB, which yields MKDQDKPTVLLEYHLKKLKLPTILREYAAMAKVCSQDRSDYMTYLLRLTERELLDREKRAAERRIKQAAFPVIKTMDTFDFKAQPSINQQLVRELMRGEYIAKKENVLLIGNSGTGKTQLASAMAFAACAQGSKVKFYSATALVTELMECREERRLQRLQKQLQRLHLLVIDELGYVPFSKIGAQMLFEVVGRAYEQQSLMITTNLPFQQWTEVFGSERLTGALLDRLTHRCHIIEANGESYRLRQAKRRSQAKPKTN from the coding sequence ATGAAGGACCAGGACAAACCCACCGTGCTCTTGGAGTACCACCTCAAAAAGCTGAAGCTGCCCACCATTCTCCGGGAATACGCGGCCATGGCCAAGGTCTGCAGCCAAGACCGCTCCGATTACATGACCTACCTGCTGCGCCTGACCGAGCGGGAGCTTCTGGACCGCGAGAAGCGGGCAGCCGAAAGGCGCATCAAGCAAGCCGCCTTTCCGGTGATCAAGACCATGGACACCTTTGATTTCAAGGCACAGCCCTCCATCAATCAGCAGCTGGTCAGGGAGCTGATGAGGGGCGAGTACATCGCCAAAAAGGAAAACGTGCTCCTGATCGGAAACTCCGGCACCGGCAAGACCCAGCTGGCCAGCGCCATGGCCTTTGCGGCCTGCGCCCAGGGAAGCAAGGTGAAATTCTACAGCGCCACCGCCCTGGTCACAGAGCTCATGGAATGCCGCGAGGAAAGACGTCTGCAACGCCTGCAGAAACAGCTCCAGCGCCTACACCTGCTGGTCATCGATGAACTGGGCTATGTGCCCTTCTCCAAGATAGGCGCTCAAATGCTATTCGAGGTGGTGGGTAGGGCATATGAACAACAAAGCCTCATGATCACCACCAATCTCCCTTTCCAGCAATGGACGGAGGTCTTCGGCTCCGAAAGACTCACCGGTGCACTGCTGGACAGACTGACCCATAGGTGCCACATCATCGAGGCCAATGGAGAAAGCTACCGGCTCCGCCAAGCCAAAAGACGATCCCAGGCAAAGCCCAAAACCAACTAA
- a CDS encoding MFS transporter produces MVGLAFTNMVVVFGIWYSFSVFFLALVQDFGWSRAVAASIFSIFIFCQSMTGPLAGRLMDTIGPRLTIPLGSLILSGSLVWVSQVDSLNQFRLAYGVAASLGVGLMGFSAHAAWLPRWFERQRGLSLGIATSGIGVGVLLLVPASEFIISQYGWRVAYLVLAGLVLGILLPLNLIFARRAPGDMGLEPDGGQKLSKTGLASPATMIVMDEAWVGKKWRLKEAVRTSRFWFLTAAIGFGSFCYQGVFMHAVAGMVDRGLEMSMAAMFLGTMGIMGSMGKISFGFISDRMGRELANTLAAVVATLGVFFIVILTPNALILALLFAVLFGFGYGAAAPLFPAVVADLFIGRSFGTIVTVIFLGSSVGGALGPLLMGLLRDITGQYNTSFEVALAMLWISCLLIWLAAPRKVRKIARGKQGADPGPTKQNAGS; encoded by the coding sequence ATGGTGGGCCTGGCCTTCACCAACATGGTGGTGGTATTCGGAATTTGGTATTCCTTTTCCGTCTTTTTCCTGGCCCTGGTTCAGGACTTTGGCTGGAGCCGGGCCGTGGCGGCGAGCATTTTCTCCATCTTCATTTTCTGCCAATCGATGACCGGGCCATTGGCCGGCCGGCTCATGGACACCATAGGCCCCCGCCTGACCATCCCCCTGGGAAGCTTGATTCTCAGCGGCTCGCTAGTGTGGGTCAGCCAAGTGGACAGTCTCAACCAATTCCGCTTAGCCTACGGCGTGGCCGCCAGTTTAGGAGTCGGGCTGATGGGCTTCAGCGCCCATGCGGCTTGGCTACCCCGCTGGTTCGAGCGGCAGAGGGGCCTTTCCCTGGGCATAGCCACCTCGGGCATCGGGGTGGGCGTTCTGCTACTGGTGCCAGCATCGGAGTTCATCATCTCCCAATACGGATGGCGTGTGGCTTACCTGGTTCTGGCGGGCTTGGTCCTGGGCATACTGCTGCCCCTTAATCTGATCTTCGCCCGCCGCGCGCCGGGCGACATGGGCCTGGAGCCAGACGGGGGGCAAAAGCTGAGCAAAACTGGCCTGGCCAGCCCAGCCACCATGATCGTCATGGACGAGGCCTGGGTGGGTAAGAAATGGAGGCTCAAGGAAGCGGTGCGCACCAGCCGATTTTGGTTTCTCACTGCGGCCATCGGCTTCGGCAGCTTTTGCTACCAGGGGGTATTCATGCACGCGGTGGCCGGCATGGTCGACCGGGGTTTAGAAATGAGTATGGCTGCCATGTTCCTGGGCACTATGGGCATCATGGGCTCCATGGGCAAGATCAGCTTTGGCTTCATCTCCGATCGCATGGGGCGGGAGTTGGCCAACACCCTTGCCGCGGTGGTGGCCACCTTGGGCGTGTTCTTCATCGTCATCCTCACCCCCAACGCCCTCATCCTGGCCTTGCTGTTTGCGGTGCTTTTCGGCTTCGGCTACGGTGCGGCCGCTCCCCTGTTCCCCGCAGTGGTGGCTGACCTGTTCATCGGCCGCTCCTTTGGCACCATTGTGACCGTGATTTTCCTGGGTTCCAGCGTGGGCGGCGCCCTGGGCCCCCTGCTCATGGGCCTGCTTCGGGACATCACCGGCCAGTACAATACCTCCTTTGAGGTGGCCCTGGCCATGCTCTGGATTTCCTGCCTGCTGATTTGGCTGGCCGCGCCGCGGAAGGTTCGCAAGATCGCACGGGGCAAACAGGGCGCGGATCCCGGCCCGACCAAGCAGAACGCCGGCTCATGA